In Canis lupus dingo isolate Sandy chromosome 1, ASM325472v2, whole genome shotgun sequence, a single genomic region encodes these proteins:
- the KLF9 gene encoding Krueppel-like factor 9 isoform X2, translating into MSAAAYMDFVAAQCLVSISNRAAVPEHGGAPDAERLRLPEREVAKEHGDPGDAWKDYCTLVTIAKSLLDLNKYRPIQTPSVCSDSLESPDEDMGSDSDVTTESGSSPSHSPEERQDPGGAPSPLSLLHPGVAAKGKHASEKRHKCPYSGCGKVYGKSSHLKAHYRVHTVLLVEVAAGTGAKLTFLRGSCKIRFCLGLSS; encoded by the exons ATGTCCGCGGCCGCCTACATGGACTTCGTGGCCGCCCAGTGTCTGGTGTCGATCTCGAACCGCGCTGCGGTGCCGGAGCACGGGGGCGCCCCGGACGCCGAGCGACTGCGACTCCCTGAGCGCGAGGTGGCCAAGGAGCACGGCGACCCGGGGGACGCCTGGAAGGATTACTGCACGCTGGTCACCATCGCCAAGAGCCTGTTGGACCTGAACAAGTACCGACCCATCCAGACCCCCTCGGTGTGCAGCGACAGTCTGGAGAGTCCGGATGAGGATATGGGATCCGACAGCGACGTGACCACCGAATCTGGGTCGAGTCCTTCTCACAGCCCCGAGGAGAGACAGGATCCTGGCGGCGCGCCCAGCCcgctctccctcctccaccccggAGTGGCTGCGAAGGGGAAACACGCCTCCGAAAAGAGGCACAAGTGCCCCTACAGTGGCTGTGGGAAAGTCTATGGAAAATCCTCCCATCTCAAAGCCCATTACAGAGTGCATACAG TGCTCCTTGTGGAGGTGGCTGCTGGCACAGGAGCAAAACTGACTTTCCTGCGTGGTTCCTGCAAAATCAGGTTCTGTTTGGGGTTGTCCTCTTAA